In Apostichopus japonicus isolate 1M-3 chromosome 5, ASM3797524v1, whole genome shotgun sequence, a single window of DNA contains:
- the LOC139967593 gene encoding uncharacterized protein, translating into MASKPAKQTRIFVWCWPRSISTAFEKCLSFVEGVQTWHEPYCVAFNGELMANPQAMEPGSPIAIIFEQFAAMMKTIADQPNEFSDGRFLSADKFTFPNIKSMLEEEETAEGKKYIVIKDLATAVMDRVDCLPDVPSRHTFLIRHPHRFLLSQRKMILRVSNHQGDPADFDMFNSSPMLRDSFYKRDGMHFLWKYVQETGKDPNPIIIDAEDLMNHPDKILPKYLDALGIPFKEKYLTWDESEESLKTWKGSLDQVVIGKRMGVFEKAFKSSCFMPNTHTTPTKEDLTQDIMNVVGHILPGYEEMYENRIKPE; encoded by the exons ATGGCATCGAAACCAGCGAAACAAACACGAATATTTGTATGGTGTTGGCCAAGATCGATCTCGACGGCTTTTGAAAAATGTCTTAGCTTTGTTGAAGGTGTACAAACATGGCACGAACCCTATTGCGTAGCTTTTAATGGCGAGCTGATGGCGAATCCCCAAGCGATGGAACCTGGAAGCCCAATCGCAATcatttttgaacaatttgcagcaaTGATGAAAACCATAGCAGATCAACCAAATGAATTTTCTGATGGACGATTTTTATCTGCAGACAAATTTAC ATTCCCAAACATAAAATCAATGCTGGAGGAAGAAGAGACAGCAGAAGGAAAGAAATACATCGTGATTAAAGACTTGGCCACTGCTGTAATGGATCGCGTAGATTGCCTACCAGAT GTCCCCAGTCGCCACACTTTTCTCATTCGCCATCCTCATCGGTTTCTCCTCTCTCAAAGAAAAATGATCCTCCGAGTGAGCAACCACCAGGGTGACCCGGCCGATTTCGACATGTTCAACTCATCACCCATGTTGAGAGATTCTTTCTACAAAAGAGATGGGATGCACTTCTTGTGGAAGTATGTCCAGGAGACGGGCAAAGACCCCAATCCAATCATTATCGACGCCGAGGACCTTATGAATCACCCTGATAAAATCCTTCCCAAGTACCTTGACGCTCTGGGAATCCCATTCAAGGAAAAGTATCTCACGTGGGACGAAAGCGAAGAGTCGCTGAAGACTTGGAAGGGGAGTCTGGATCAAGTGGTGATAGGGAAACGAATGGGGGTCTTTGAGAAGGCGTTCAAGAGTTCCTGTTTCATGCCGAATACACATACTACACCAACCAAAGAAGACCTCACACAAGACATCATGAATGTTGTGGGACACATCTTGCCGGGCTATGAAGAAATGTACGAGAATCGTATAAAGCCGGAGTGA